In Vanacampus margaritifer isolate UIUO_Vmar chromosome 9, RoL_Vmar_1.0, whole genome shotgun sequence, the following proteins share a genomic window:
- the LOC144058012 gene encoding meprin A subunit beta-like isoform X29 translates to MFLAGWIPLPVNILAVDKPVLQRLLKNATNHRGGQRGTRHRLRMRGFIFLLVIVLVPAAASTTRSVSEIVEIDKDVPEANKDLLYDDILPEPFQRSAVSSENKLWTSPVPYVLNSSLDLNAKGVTLRALEQFRLKSCIDFKVRSDELYFINVKKLDGCFSYIGRVVTDGQDLSIGQFCDHIAIVEHEFLHAFGFYHEQSREDRDDYVTVVLENVLQGREHNFLKAEGSTAQGVPYDYMSVMHYGKDAFSNGNGSTIITKDAAFQDVIGQRLGMSRRDVQELNLLYNCNSSVAFSAYCGFALGDPCNMATCSPSGLGGWQMLTQAAGGPHSDHTDLSNGGGYFMHANTTSAFLETPRMSPSRECHVQCLQFYYYHTGGPSDRLNIWIREFTDDEDSTGLRRLVGQIAGAVTSHWQIHHVSLNASRLFQVEFESVKGSGSPNSTGGFSVDDINVSETQCPHNTLQLDDFENLLNSSVVGTEIYGPRRYSAAGYAYRVGVVLAGTHVSVFIQLLNGTNDDELSWPCDRHQWTALMMDQEASVILGMSKQRSLTSDNSTSGDGSYLWGDPRNSSRTGVDENNQTAFIGSKFVWNVFATLEEMKSRHFLKGGSLVLAFSFQDISPLVDGHVLPCPQVTPVQVTHPPQEDQEGTCASRVGTPTPLPDLSSARTTTPLPDLSSARTTIPTPLPDLSSARTTTPTPLPDLSSARTTTPTPLPDLSSVFSLSPGMSSSSILVLLGVLMFVIG, encoded by the exons ATGTTCTTAGCCGGCTGGATTCCACTTCCTGTGAACATCTTGGCCGTGGACAAGCCCG TCCTCCAGCGTCTTCTCAAGAATGCAACAAACCATCGAggaggacaacgaggcacacg ACATCGTTTGAGGATGAGAGGCTTCATTTTCCTGCTGGTCATCGTGCTCGTTCCTGCGGCTGCGTCTACAACCAga AGTGTATCGGAAATAGTGG AAATTGACAAGGACGTTCCGGAAGCAAACAAGG ATTTATTGTATGATGACATCCTG cctgaGCCGTTCCAGCGAAGCGCCGTCAGCTCCGAGAACAAATTGTGGACGTCGCCGGTACCGTACGTGCTCAACAGCAGCCTCG ACCTGAACGCGAAAGGAGTAACCCTCCGAGCCTTGGAGCAGTTCCGGCTCAAGTCCTGCATCGACTTCAAAGTGCGCAGCGACGAGCTTTACTTCATCAACGTCAAAAAGCTCGACGG CTGTTTCTCTTATATCGGGCGAGTGGTGACGGACGGTCAGGACCTCTCCATCGGGCAGTTCTGCGACCACATTGCCATCGTGGAACACGAATTTCTGCACGCGTTTGGTTTCTACCACGAGCAGTCCAGAGAAGACCGAGATGACTACGTGACCGTCGTCTTGGAAAACGTCCTCCAAG GTCGCGAGCACAATTTCCTGAAAGCCGAGGGCAGCACGGCGCAGGGCGTCCCGTACGACTACATGTCGGTGATGCATTATGGGAAAGACGCCTTCAGCAACGGAAACGGTTCGACCATCATCACCAAGGACGCCGCCTTCCAGGACGTGATTGGCCAGCGGTTGGGGATGAGCCGCCGCGACGTCCAGGAGCTCAACCTGCTCTACAACTGCA ACTCCAGCGTAGCGTTCTCGGCGTACTGCGGCTTTGCGCTCGGCGACCCGTGCAACATGGCCACGTGCTCGCCGAGCGGACTCGGAGGCTGGCAGATGTTGACGCAAGCAGCCGGCGGCCCCCACTCGGACCACACCGACCTTTCCAACG GGGGCGGCTATTTCATGCACGCCAACACCACGTCGGCCTTCCTGGAGACCCCCCGGATGAGTCCCAGCAGGGAGTGCCACGTCCAGTGCCTCCAGTTCTACTACTACCACACGGGGGGTCCGTCGGATCGGCTCAACATCTGGATCAGAGAGTTTACAGACGACGAAGACTCGACGGGACTTCGACGCTTGGTGGGGCAGATCGCTG GTGCAGTGACGTCCCACTGGCAAATCCACCACGTGTCCCTGAACGCCTCCCGGCTCTTCCAGGTGGAGTTTGAATCCGTCAAAGGCTCAGGAAGCCCCAACAGCACCGGCGGCTTCTCCGTGGACGACATCAACGTGTCCGAGACGCAATGTCCTCACAACACGCTGCAGTTGGACGACTTCGAGAACCTGCTGAACTCCAGCGTCGTCGGTACCGAAATTTATGGTCCCAGGCGCTATTCGGCGGCCGGCTACGCGTACCGCGTGGGGGTCGTACTGGCCGGGACCCACGTGTCCGTCTTCATTCAACTTTTGAACGGGACCAACGACGACGAGCTGAGCTGGCCGTGCGATCGTCATCAGTGGACCGCGCTCATGATGGATCAGGAAGCTTCCGTAATTCTGGGGATGTCCAAGCAGAGAAGCCTCACGTCCGACAACAGCACCTCTGGGGATG GCAGCTATTTGTGGGGCGACCCTCGAAACAGCAGCAGGACGGGCGTGGATGAGAACAACCAGACGGCGTTCATCGGCAGCAAGTTTGTCTGGAACGTCTTTGCCactttggaggagatgaagAGCCGACACTTCCTCAAGGGAGGAAGCCTCGTCTTGGCCTTCAGCTTCCAAG ACATCAGTCCTCTGGTGGACGGACACGTTCTGCCATGTCCTCAAGTGACACCAGTGCAGGTCACGCATCCTCCTCAAGAAGACCAAGAAGGCACCTGTGCTTCACG CGTGGGCACCCCCACGCCACTTCCTGATTTGAGCAG CGCACGCACCACCACGCCACTTCCTGATTTGAGCAG CGCGCGCACCACCATCCCCACGCCACTTCCTGATTTGAGCAG CGCGCGCACCACCACCCCCACGCCACTTCCTGATTTGAGCAG CGCGCGCACCACCACCCCCACGCCACTTCCTGATTTGAGCAG CGTTTTTAGTTTGTCTCCCGGCATGTCGTCGTCCTCCATCCTGGTCCTCTTGGGGGTCCTGATGTTTGTCATTGGGTGA
- the LOC144058012 gene encoding meprin A subunit beta-like isoform X35 encodes MFLAGWIPLPVNILAVDKPVLQRLLKNATNHRGGQRGTRHRLRMRGFIFLLVIVLVPAAASTTRSVSEIVEIDKDVPEANKDLLYDDILPEPFQRSAVSSENKLWTSPVPYVLNSSLDLNAKGVTLRALEQFRLKSCIDFKVRSDELYFINVKKLDGCFSYIGRVVTDGQDLSIGQFCDHIAIVEHEFLHAFGFYHEQSREDRDDYVTVVLENVLQGREHNFLKAEGSTAQGVPYDYMSVMHYGKDAFSNGNGSTIITKDAAFQDVIGQRLGMSRRDVQELNLLYNCNSSVAFSAYCGFALGDPCNMATCSPSGLGGWQMLTQAAGGPHSDHTDLSNGGGYFMHANTTSAFLETPRMSPSRECHVQCLQFYYYHTGGPSDRLNIWIREFTDDEDSTGLRRLVGQIAGAVTSHWQIHHVSLNASRLFQVEFESVKGSGSPNSTGGFSVDDINVSETQCPHNTLQLDDFENLLNSSVVGTEIYGPRRYSAAGYAYRVGVVLAGTHVSVFIQLLNGTNDDELSWPCDRHQWTALMMDQEASVILGMSKQRSLTSDNSTSGDGSYLWGDPRNSSRTGVDENNQTAFIGSKFVWNVFATLEEMKSRHFLKGGSLVLAFSFQDISPLVDGHVLPCPQVTPVQVTHPPQEDQEGTCASRVGTPTPLPDLSSARTTTPLPDLSSARTTIPTPLPDLSSARTTTPTPLPDLSSVFSLSPGMSSSSILVLLGVLMFVIG; translated from the exons ATGTTCTTAGCCGGCTGGATTCCACTTCCTGTGAACATCTTGGCCGTGGACAAGCCCG TCCTCCAGCGTCTTCTCAAGAATGCAACAAACCATCGAggaggacaacgaggcacacg ACATCGTTTGAGGATGAGAGGCTTCATTTTCCTGCTGGTCATCGTGCTCGTTCCTGCGGCTGCGTCTACAACCAga AGTGTATCGGAAATAGTGG AAATTGACAAGGACGTTCCGGAAGCAAACAAGG ATTTATTGTATGATGACATCCTG cctgaGCCGTTCCAGCGAAGCGCCGTCAGCTCCGAGAACAAATTGTGGACGTCGCCGGTACCGTACGTGCTCAACAGCAGCCTCG ACCTGAACGCGAAAGGAGTAACCCTCCGAGCCTTGGAGCAGTTCCGGCTCAAGTCCTGCATCGACTTCAAAGTGCGCAGCGACGAGCTTTACTTCATCAACGTCAAAAAGCTCGACGG CTGTTTCTCTTATATCGGGCGAGTGGTGACGGACGGTCAGGACCTCTCCATCGGGCAGTTCTGCGACCACATTGCCATCGTGGAACACGAATTTCTGCACGCGTTTGGTTTCTACCACGAGCAGTCCAGAGAAGACCGAGATGACTACGTGACCGTCGTCTTGGAAAACGTCCTCCAAG GTCGCGAGCACAATTTCCTGAAAGCCGAGGGCAGCACGGCGCAGGGCGTCCCGTACGACTACATGTCGGTGATGCATTATGGGAAAGACGCCTTCAGCAACGGAAACGGTTCGACCATCATCACCAAGGACGCCGCCTTCCAGGACGTGATTGGCCAGCGGTTGGGGATGAGCCGCCGCGACGTCCAGGAGCTCAACCTGCTCTACAACTGCA ACTCCAGCGTAGCGTTCTCGGCGTACTGCGGCTTTGCGCTCGGCGACCCGTGCAACATGGCCACGTGCTCGCCGAGCGGACTCGGAGGCTGGCAGATGTTGACGCAAGCAGCCGGCGGCCCCCACTCGGACCACACCGACCTTTCCAACG GGGGCGGCTATTTCATGCACGCCAACACCACGTCGGCCTTCCTGGAGACCCCCCGGATGAGTCCCAGCAGGGAGTGCCACGTCCAGTGCCTCCAGTTCTACTACTACCACACGGGGGGTCCGTCGGATCGGCTCAACATCTGGATCAGAGAGTTTACAGACGACGAAGACTCGACGGGACTTCGACGCTTGGTGGGGCAGATCGCTG GTGCAGTGACGTCCCACTGGCAAATCCACCACGTGTCCCTGAACGCCTCCCGGCTCTTCCAGGTGGAGTTTGAATCCGTCAAAGGCTCAGGAAGCCCCAACAGCACCGGCGGCTTCTCCGTGGACGACATCAACGTGTCCGAGACGCAATGTCCTCACAACACGCTGCAGTTGGACGACTTCGAGAACCTGCTGAACTCCAGCGTCGTCGGTACCGAAATTTATGGTCCCAGGCGCTATTCGGCGGCCGGCTACGCGTACCGCGTGGGGGTCGTACTGGCCGGGACCCACGTGTCCGTCTTCATTCAACTTTTGAACGGGACCAACGACGACGAGCTGAGCTGGCCGTGCGATCGTCATCAGTGGACCGCGCTCATGATGGATCAGGAAGCTTCCGTAATTCTGGGGATGTCCAAGCAGAGAAGCCTCACGTCCGACAACAGCACCTCTGGGGATG GCAGCTATTTGTGGGGCGACCCTCGAAACAGCAGCAGGACGGGCGTGGATGAGAACAACCAGACGGCGTTCATCGGCAGCAAGTTTGTCTGGAACGTCTTTGCCactttggaggagatgaagAGCCGACACTTCCTCAAGGGAGGAAGCCTCGTCTTGGCCTTCAGCTTCCAAG ACATCAGTCCTCTGGTGGACGGACACGTTCTGCCATGTCCTCAAGTGACACCAGTGCAGGTCACGCATCCTCCTCAAGAAGACCAAGAAGGCACCTGTGCTTCACG CGTGGGCACCCCCACGCCACTTCCTGATTTGAGCAG CGCACGCACCACCACGCCACTTCCTGATTTGAGCAG CGCGCGCACCACCATCCCCACGCCACTTCCTGATTTGAGCAG CGCGCGCACCACCACCCCCACGCCACTTCCTGATTTGAGCAG CGTTTTTAGTTTGTCTCCCGGCATGTCGTCGTCCTCCATCCTGGTCCTCTTGGGGGTCCTGATGTTTGTCATTGGGTGA
- the LOC144058012 gene encoding meprin A subunit beta-like isoform X49 codes for MFLAGWIPLPVNILAVDKPVLQRLLKNATNHRGGQRGTRHRLRMRGFIFLLVIVLVPAAASTTRSVSEIVEIDKDVPEANKDLLYDDILPEPFQRSAVSSENKLWTSPVPYVLNSSLDLNAKGVTLRALEQFRLKSCIDFKVRSDELYFINVKKLDGCFSYIGRVVTDGQDLSIGQFCDHIAIVEHEFLHAFGFYHEQSREDRDDYVTVVLENVLQGREHNFLKAEGSTAQGVPYDYMSVMHYGKDAFSNGNGSTIITKDAAFQDVIGQRLGMSRRDVQELNLLYNCNSSVAFSAYCGFALGDPCNMATCSPSGLGGWQMLTQAAGGPHSDHTDLSNGGGYFMHANTTSAFLETPRMSPSRECHVQCLQFYYYHTGGPSDRLNIWIREFTDDEDSTGLRRLVGQIAGAVTSHWQIHHVSLNASRLFQVEFESVKGSGSPNSTGGFSVDDINVSETQCPHNTLQLDDFENLLNSSVVGTEIYGPRRYSAAGYAYRVGVVLAGTHVSVFIQLLNGTNDDELSWPCDRHQWTALMMDQEASVILGMSKQRSLTSDNSTSGDGSYLWGDPRNSSRTGVDENNQTAFIGSKFVWNVFATLEEMKSRHFLKGGSLVLAFSFQDISPLVDGHVLPCPQVTPVQVTHPPQEDQEGTCASRVGTPTPLPDLSSARTTTPTPLPDLSSVFSLSPGMSSSSILVLLGVLMFVIG; via the exons ATGTTCTTAGCCGGCTGGATTCCACTTCCTGTGAACATCTTGGCCGTGGACAAGCCCG TCCTCCAGCGTCTTCTCAAGAATGCAACAAACCATCGAggaggacaacgaggcacacg ACATCGTTTGAGGATGAGAGGCTTCATTTTCCTGCTGGTCATCGTGCTCGTTCCTGCGGCTGCGTCTACAACCAga AGTGTATCGGAAATAGTGG AAATTGACAAGGACGTTCCGGAAGCAAACAAGG ATTTATTGTATGATGACATCCTG cctgaGCCGTTCCAGCGAAGCGCCGTCAGCTCCGAGAACAAATTGTGGACGTCGCCGGTACCGTACGTGCTCAACAGCAGCCTCG ACCTGAACGCGAAAGGAGTAACCCTCCGAGCCTTGGAGCAGTTCCGGCTCAAGTCCTGCATCGACTTCAAAGTGCGCAGCGACGAGCTTTACTTCATCAACGTCAAAAAGCTCGACGG CTGTTTCTCTTATATCGGGCGAGTGGTGACGGACGGTCAGGACCTCTCCATCGGGCAGTTCTGCGACCACATTGCCATCGTGGAACACGAATTTCTGCACGCGTTTGGTTTCTACCACGAGCAGTCCAGAGAAGACCGAGATGACTACGTGACCGTCGTCTTGGAAAACGTCCTCCAAG GTCGCGAGCACAATTTCCTGAAAGCCGAGGGCAGCACGGCGCAGGGCGTCCCGTACGACTACATGTCGGTGATGCATTATGGGAAAGACGCCTTCAGCAACGGAAACGGTTCGACCATCATCACCAAGGACGCCGCCTTCCAGGACGTGATTGGCCAGCGGTTGGGGATGAGCCGCCGCGACGTCCAGGAGCTCAACCTGCTCTACAACTGCA ACTCCAGCGTAGCGTTCTCGGCGTACTGCGGCTTTGCGCTCGGCGACCCGTGCAACATGGCCACGTGCTCGCCGAGCGGACTCGGAGGCTGGCAGATGTTGACGCAAGCAGCCGGCGGCCCCCACTCGGACCACACCGACCTTTCCAACG GGGGCGGCTATTTCATGCACGCCAACACCACGTCGGCCTTCCTGGAGACCCCCCGGATGAGTCCCAGCAGGGAGTGCCACGTCCAGTGCCTCCAGTTCTACTACTACCACACGGGGGGTCCGTCGGATCGGCTCAACATCTGGATCAGAGAGTTTACAGACGACGAAGACTCGACGGGACTTCGACGCTTGGTGGGGCAGATCGCTG GTGCAGTGACGTCCCACTGGCAAATCCACCACGTGTCCCTGAACGCCTCCCGGCTCTTCCAGGTGGAGTTTGAATCCGTCAAAGGCTCAGGAAGCCCCAACAGCACCGGCGGCTTCTCCGTGGACGACATCAACGTGTCCGAGACGCAATGTCCTCACAACACGCTGCAGTTGGACGACTTCGAGAACCTGCTGAACTCCAGCGTCGTCGGTACCGAAATTTATGGTCCCAGGCGCTATTCGGCGGCCGGCTACGCGTACCGCGTGGGGGTCGTACTGGCCGGGACCCACGTGTCCGTCTTCATTCAACTTTTGAACGGGACCAACGACGACGAGCTGAGCTGGCCGTGCGATCGTCATCAGTGGACCGCGCTCATGATGGATCAGGAAGCTTCCGTAATTCTGGGGATGTCCAAGCAGAGAAGCCTCACGTCCGACAACAGCACCTCTGGGGATG GCAGCTATTTGTGGGGCGACCCTCGAAACAGCAGCAGGACGGGCGTGGATGAGAACAACCAGACGGCGTTCATCGGCAGCAAGTTTGTCTGGAACGTCTTTGCCactttggaggagatgaagAGCCGACACTTCCTCAAGGGAGGAAGCCTCGTCTTGGCCTTCAGCTTCCAAG ACATCAGTCCTCTGGTGGACGGACACGTTCTGCCATGTCCTCAAGTGACACCAGTGCAGGTCACGCATCCTCCTCAAGAAGACCAAGAAGGCACCTGTGCTTCACG CGTGGGCACCCCCACGCCACTTCCTGATTTGAGCAG CGCGCGCACCACCACCCCCACGCCACTTCCTGATTTGAGCAG CGTTTTTAGTTTGTCTCCCGGCATGTCGTCGTCCTCCATCCTGGTCCTCTTGGGGGTCCTGATGTTTGTCATTGGGTGA
- the LOC144058012 gene encoding meprin A subunit beta-like isoform X41 produces MFLAGWIPLPVNILAVDKPVLQRLLKNATNHRGGQRGTRHRLRMRGFIFLLVIVLVPAAASTTRSVSEIVEIDKDVPEANKDLLYDDILPEPFQRSAVSSENKLWTSPVPYVLNSSLDLNAKGVTLRALEQFRLKSCIDFKVRSDELYFINVKKLDGCFSYIGRVVTDGQDLSIGQFCDHIAIVEHEFLHAFGFYHEQSREDRDDYVTVVLENVLQGREHNFLKAEGSTAQGVPYDYMSVMHYGKDAFSNGNGSTIITKDAAFQDVIGQRLGMSRRDVQELNLLYNCNSSVAFSAYCGFALGDPCNMATCSPSGLGGWQMLTQAAGGPHSDHTDLSNGGGYFMHANTTSAFLETPRMSPSRECHVQCLQFYYYHTGGPSDRLNIWIREFTDDEDSTGLRRLVGQIAGAVTSHWQIHHVSLNASRLFQVEFESVKGSGSPNSTGGFSVDDINVSETQCPHNTLQLDDFENLLNSSVVGTEIYGPRRYSAAGYAYRVGVVLAGTHVSVFIQLLNGTNDDELSWPCDRHQWTALMMDQEASVILGMSKQRSLTSDNSTSGDGSYLWGDPRNSSRTGVDENNQTAFIGSKFVWNVFATLEEMKSRHFLKGGSLVLAFSFQDISPLVDGHVLPCPQVTPVQVTHPPQEDQEGTCASRVGTPTPLPDLSSARTTIPTPLPDLSSARTTTPTPLPDLSSVFSLSPGMSSSSILVLLGVLMFVIG; encoded by the exons ATGTTCTTAGCCGGCTGGATTCCACTTCCTGTGAACATCTTGGCCGTGGACAAGCCCG TCCTCCAGCGTCTTCTCAAGAATGCAACAAACCATCGAggaggacaacgaggcacacg ACATCGTTTGAGGATGAGAGGCTTCATTTTCCTGCTGGTCATCGTGCTCGTTCCTGCGGCTGCGTCTACAACCAga AGTGTATCGGAAATAGTGG AAATTGACAAGGACGTTCCGGAAGCAAACAAGG ATTTATTGTATGATGACATCCTG cctgaGCCGTTCCAGCGAAGCGCCGTCAGCTCCGAGAACAAATTGTGGACGTCGCCGGTACCGTACGTGCTCAACAGCAGCCTCG ACCTGAACGCGAAAGGAGTAACCCTCCGAGCCTTGGAGCAGTTCCGGCTCAAGTCCTGCATCGACTTCAAAGTGCGCAGCGACGAGCTTTACTTCATCAACGTCAAAAAGCTCGACGG CTGTTTCTCTTATATCGGGCGAGTGGTGACGGACGGTCAGGACCTCTCCATCGGGCAGTTCTGCGACCACATTGCCATCGTGGAACACGAATTTCTGCACGCGTTTGGTTTCTACCACGAGCAGTCCAGAGAAGACCGAGATGACTACGTGACCGTCGTCTTGGAAAACGTCCTCCAAG GTCGCGAGCACAATTTCCTGAAAGCCGAGGGCAGCACGGCGCAGGGCGTCCCGTACGACTACATGTCGGTGATGCATTATGGGAAAGACGCCTTCAGCAACGGAAACGGTTCGACCATCATCACCAAGGACGCCGCCTTCCAGGACGTGATTGGCCAGCGGTTGGGGATGAGCCGCCGCGACGTCCAGGAGCTCAACCTGCTCTACAACTGCA ACTCCAGCGTAGCGTTCTCGGCGTACTGCGGCTTTGCGCTCGGCGACCCGTGCAACATGGCCACGTGCTCGCCGAGCGGACTCGGAGGCTGGCAGATGTTGACGCAAGCAGCCGGCGGCCCCCACTCGGACCACACCGACCTTTCCAACG GGGGCGGCTATTTCATGCACGCCAACACCACGTCGGCCTTCCTGGAGACCCCCCGGATGAGTCCCAGCAGGGAGTGCCACGTCCAGTGCCTCCAGTTCTACTACTACCACACGGGGGGTCCGTCGGATCGGCTCAACATCTGGATCAGAGAGTTTACAGACGACGAAGACTCGACGGGACTTCGACGCTTGGTGGGGCAGATCGCTG GTGCAGTGACGTCCCACTGGCAAATCCACCACGTGTCCCTGAACGCCTCCCGGCTCTTCCAGGTGGAGTTTGAATCCGTCAAAGGCTCAGGAAGCCCCAACAGCACCGGCGGCTTCTCCGTGGACGACATCAACGTGTCCGAGACGCAATGTCCTCACAACACGCTGCAGTTGGACGACTTCGAGAACCTGCTGAACTCCAGCGTCGTCGGTACCGAAATTTATGGTCCCAGGCGCTATTCGGCGGCCGGCTACGCGTACCGCGTGGGGGTCGTACTGGCCGGGACCCACGTGTCCGTCTTCATTCAACTTTTGAACGGGACCAACGACGACGAGCTGAGCTGGCCGTGCGATCGTCATCAGTGGACCGCGCTCATGATGGATCAGGAAGCTTCCGTAATTCTGGGGATGTCCAAGCAGAGAAGCCTCACGTCCGACAACAGCACCTCTGGGGATG GCAGCTATTTGTGGGGCGACCCTCGAAACAGCAGCAGGACGGGCGTGGATGAGAACAACCAGACGGCGTTCATCGGCAGCAAGTTTGTCTGGAACGTCTTTGCCactttggaggagatgaagAGCCGACACTTCCTCAAGGGAGGAAGCCTCGTCTTGGCCTTCAGCTTCCAAG ACATCAGTCCTCTGGTGGACGGACACGTTCTGCCATGTCCTCAAGTGACACCAGTGCAGGTCACGCATCCTCCTCAAGAAGACCAAGAAGGCACCTGTGCTTCACG CGTGGGCACCCCCACGCCACTTCCTGATTTGAGCAG CGCGCGCACCACCATCCCCACGCCACTTCCTGATTTGAGCAG CGCGCGCACCACCACCCCCACGCCACTTCCTGATTTGAGCAG CGTTTTTAGTTTGTCTCCCGGCATGTCGTCGTCCTCCATCCTGGTCCTCTTGGGGGTCCTGATGTTTGTCATTGGGTGA
- the LOC144058012 gene encoding meprin A subunit beta-like isoform X42 yields MFLAGWIPLPVNILAVDKPVLQRLLKNATNHRGGQRGTRHRLRMRGFIFLLVIVLVPAAASTTRSVSEIVEIDKDVPEANKDLLYDDILPEPFQRSAVSSENKLWTSPVPYVLNSSLDLNAKGVTLRALEQFRLKSCIDFKVRSDELYFINVKKLDGCFSYIGRVVTDGQDLSIGQFCDHIAIVEHEFLHAFGFYHEQSREDRDDYVTVVLENVLQGREHNFLKAEGSTAQGVPYDYMSVMHYGKDAFSNGNGSTIITKDAAFQDVIGQRLGMSRRDVQELNLLYNCNSSVAFSAYCGFALGDPCNMATCSPSGLGGWQMLTQAAGGPHSDHTDLSNGGGYFMHANTTSAFLETPRMSPSRECHVQCLQFYYYHTGGPSDRLNIWIREFTDDEDSTGLRRLVGQIAGAVTSHWQIHHVSLNASRLFQVEFESVKGSGSPNSTGGFSVDDINVSETQCPHNTLQLDDFENLLNSSVVGTEIYGPRRYSAAGYAYRVGVVLAGTHVSVFIQLLNGTNDDELSWPCDRHQWTALMMDQEASVILGMSKQRSLTSDNSTSGDGSYLWGDPRNSSRTGVDENNQTAFIGSKFVWNVFATLEEMKSRHFLKGGSLVLAFSFQDISPLVDGHVLPCPQVTPVQVTHPPQEDQEGTCASRVGTPTPLPDLSSARTTTPTPLPDLSSARTTTPTPLPDLSSVFSLSPGMSSSSILVLLGVLMFVIG; encoded by the exons ATGTTCTTAGCCGGCTGGATTCCACTTCCTGTGAACATCTTGGCCGTGGACAAGCCCG TCCTCCAGCGTCTTCTCAAGAATGCAACAAACCATCGAggaggacaacgaggcacacg ACATCGTTTGAGGATGAGAGGCTTCATTTTCCTGCTGGTCATCGTGCTCGTTCCTGCGGCTGCGTCTACAACCAga AGTGTATCGGAAATAGTGG AAATTGACAAGGACGTTCCGGAAGCAAACAAGG ATTTATTGTATGATGACATCCTG cctgaGCCGTTCCAGCGAAGCGCCGTCAGCTCCGAGAACAAATTGTGGACGTCGCCGGTACCGTACGTGCTCAACAGCAGCCTCG ACCTGAACGCGAAAGGAGTAACCCTCCGAGCCTTGGAGCAGTTCCGGCTCAAGTCCTGCATCGACTTCAAAGTGCGCAGCGACGAGCTTTACTTCATCAACGTCAAAAAGCTCGACGG CTGTTTCTCTTATATCGGGCGAGTGGTGACGGACGGTCAGGACCTCTCCATCGGGCAGTTCTGCGACCACATTGCCATCGTGGAACACGAATTTCTGCACGCGTTTGGTTTCTACCACGAGCAGTCCAGAGAAGACCGAGATGACTACGTGACCGTCGTCTTGGAAAACGTCCTCCAAG GTCGCGAGCACAATTTCCTGAAAGCCGAGGGCAGCACGGCGCAGGGCGTCCCGTACGACTACATGTCGGTGATGCATTATGGGAAAGACGCCTTCAGCAACGGAAACGGTTCGACCATCATCACCAAGGACGCCGCCTTCCAGGACGTGATTGGCCAGCGGTTGGGGATGAGCCGCCGCGACGTCCAGGAGCTCAACCTGCTCTACAACTGCA ACTCCAGCGTAGCGTTCTCGGCGTACTGCGGCTTTGCGCTCGGCGACCCGTGCAACATGGCCACGTGCTCGCCGAGCGGACTCGGAGGCTGGCAGATGTTGACGCAAGCAGCCGGCGGCCCCCACTCGGACCACACCGACCTTTCCAACG GGGGCGGCTATTTCATGCACGCCAACACCACGTCGGCCTTCCTGGAGACCCCCCGGATGAGTCCCAGCAGGGAGTGCCACGTCCAGTGCCTCCAGTTCTACTACTACCACACGGGGGGTCCGTCGGATCGGCTCAACATCTGGATCAGAGAGTTTACAGACGACGAAGACTCGACGGGACTTCGACGCTTGGTGGGGCAGATCGCTG GTGCAGTGACGTCCCACTGGCAAATCCACCACGTGTCCCTGAACGCCTCCCGGCTCTTCCAGGTGGAGTTTGAATCCGTCAAAGGCTCAGGAAGCCCCAACAGCACCGGCGGCTTCTCCGTGGACGACATCAACGTGTCCGAGACGCAATGTCCTCACAACACGCTGCAGTTGGACGACTTCGAGAACCTGCTGAACTCCAGCGTCGTCGGTACCGAAATTTATGGTCCCAGGCGCTATTCGGCGGCCGGCTACGCGTACCGCGTGGGGGTCGTACTGGCCGGGACCCACGTGTCCGTCTTCATTCAACTTTTGAACGGGACCAACGACGACGAGCTGAGCTGGCCGTGCGATCGTCATCAGTGGACCGCGCTCATGATGGATCAGGAAGCTTCCGTAATTCTGGGGATGTCCAAGCAGAGAAGCCTCACGTCCGACAACAGCACCTCTGGGGATG GCAGCTATTTGTGGGGCGACCCTCGAAACAGCAGCAGGACGGGCGTGGATGAGAACAACCAGACGGCGTTCATCGGCAGCAAGTTTGTCTGGAACGTCTTTGCCactttggaggagatgaagAGCCGACACTTCCTCAAGGGAGGAAGCCTCGTCTTGGCCTTCAGCTTCCAAG ACATCAGTCCTCTGGTGGACGGACACGTTCTGCCATGTCCTCAAGTGACACCAGTGCAGGTCACGCATCCTCCTCAAGAAGACCAAGAAGGCACCTGTGCTTCACG CGTGGGCACCCCCACGCCACTTCCTGATTTGAGCAG CGCGCGCACCACCACCCCCACGCCACTTCCTGATTTGAGCAG CGCGCGCACCACCACCCCCACGCCACTTCCTGATTTGAGCAG CGTTTTTAGTTTGTCTCCCGGCATGTCGTCGTCCTCCATCCTGGTCCTCTTGGGGGTCCTGATGTTTGTCATTGGGTGA